Proteins encoded in a region of the Bacillus sp. T3 genome:
- a CDS encoding DUF2759 domain-containing protein: MGLVIIFSLVAILAAYGSFTSLKNKNMLGLVFAGGSFLVFGWFAVMTLLNSGYPAGH, from the coding sequence ATGGGATTAGTCATTATTTTTTCATTAGTTGCAATTCTAGCTGCTTACGGATCATTTACTTCACTTAAAAACAAAAATATGCTAGGCTTAGTGTTTGCTGGTGGTAGCTTTTTAGTATTCGGATGGTTTGCAGTGATGACTTTACTTAACTCCGGTTACCCTGCAGGGCATTAA